The genome window TTTTTTCCAGTGTTTACGCGGAATCGGATCATTTGTTTCATTTGGATCGTGTTCTCTAATCCAAAACAATTATCTAGACAGAGTCCGTCATTCATCTCAGTCCGTACTAAAGGCGCATTAGGATGAACGAGGAATTTACCCTCTGTAGCAGTTGTGGGAAGCAGACCCCAAAATACCAGTTCTGTATCTATTGCGGCTATAACCTCCGCAAGGATAGGGGAAAAAGAATCCAAGCTCCTGAGGAAGAGCGTTTAACCTTAGAATCCCAAGAGACCATGAAAAGCATTGAATCTGAGTCACTCAATTTTTCCGAACTTCCTGGTGAAACCATCATGTCTCCGTTTCCGACGGCCCTCGCGATGGGCCTCACTTTAGATGACCAGATCGCGCAGGCGAGAAGGGAGCTTTTGAATTATCAAATCTGGAGGATCAAGCTCTGCACCATCCTCAGCGAGCAGGGAACGTCGACCCAAGTGTTCACCAACATCTGGGATGATTATGGAAAGGAGGTTGTACGGATCCAAAAAATGATTGCGGAGACCCTAGGAGCAAGGGAGACCAGCTACAAAGATAAGAGAGTCGAACTAGAGAACGCTAAACTAAAGTTGGAGGAGCTCAGGGTTAGGGTTGCTATCGGAGAGATTTCCGAGAGCGACTTGTTGATAAGGACACCTAGTATACGGGCTGATATCGAGAGCCTGGAATTTGAGGCCTCCCGTTTTTCGAAACAGCAGGGCGGAGAAGAAGCTATACACGGGGGCTGGTTACCCAGGGAGATGTTAGATTATGAACAGTCGGCAAGGACCCTTATGTATGAGATTCATAGTCTCGTAACCGAGGGAAAGCTTAGCACTGAACTTGGGGGAAGATTGGAGGAAGA of Candidatus Bathyarchaeota archaeon contains these proteins:
- a CDS encoding SHOCT domain-containing protein; protein product: MNEEFTLCSSCGKQTPKYQFCIYCGYNLRKDRGKRIQAPEEERLTLESQETMKSIESESLNFSELPGETIMSPFPTALAMGLTLDDQIAQARRELLNYQIWRIKLCTILSEQGTSTQVFTNIWDDYGKEVVRIQKMIAETLGARETSYKDKRVELENAKLKLEELRVRVAIGEISESDLLIRTPSIRADIESLEFEASRFSKQQGGEEAIHGGWLPREMLDYEQSARTLMYEIHSLVTEGKLSTELGGRLEEEIGEIQSYFSSMIGTQGGQDIRNELDTLEVRYKVGEITLDEFESLKRDLVSSL